From Perognathus longimembris pacificus isolate PPM17 unplaced genomic scaffold, ASM2315922v1 HiC_scaffold_5321, whole genome shotgun sequence, the proteins below share one genomic window:
- the LOC125345123 gene encoding pre-mRNA-splicing factor RBM22: protein MATSLGSNTYNRQNWEDADFPILCQTCLGENPYIRMTKEKYGKECKICARPFTVFRWCPGVRMRFKKTEVCQTCSKLKNVCQTCLLDLEYGLPIQVRDAGLSFKDDMPKSDVNKEYYTQNMEREISNSDGTRPVGMLGKATSTSDMLLKLARTTPYYKRNRPHICSFWVKGECKRGEECPYRHEKPTDPDDPLADQNIKDRYYGINDPVADKLLKRASTMPRLDPPEDKTITTLYVGGLGDTITETDLRNHFYQFGEIRTITVVQRQQCAFIQFATRQAAEVAAEKSFNKLIVNGRRLNVKWGRSQAARGKEKEKDGTTDSGIKLEPVPGLPGALPPPPAAEEEASANYFNLPPSGPPAVVNIALPPPPGIAPPPPPGFGPHMFHPMGPPPPFMRAPGPIHYPSQDPQRMGAHAGKHSSP, encoded by the exons ATGGCGACCTCTCTGGGTTCCAACACCTACAACAGGCAGAACTGGGAGGATGCG GACTTCCCCATTCTGTGCCAGACGTGTCTCGGAGAAAACCCCTACATCCGAATG ACCAAAGAAAAGTATGGGAAAGAATGCAAA ATCTGTGCCAGGCCATTCACAGTGTTTCGCTGGTGCCCTGGGGTCCGCATGCGCTTTAAGAAGACTGAAGTGTGCCAGACCTGCAGTAAACTGAAGAATGTTTGTCAGACCTGCCTTTTAGACCTTGAGTATG GCTTGCCCATCCAAGTCCGTGACGCAGGACTCTCTTTTAAAGACGACATGCCAAAGTCAGATGTCAACAAAGAGTACTATACACAGAATATGGAGAGAGAA ATCTCTAACTCGGATGGAACACGACCAGTTGGCATGCTGGGGAAGGCCACGTCTACCAGTGACATGCTGCTCAAGCTGGCCCGGACCACACCCTACTACAAAAGGAACCGGCCCCACATTTGCTCCTTCTGGGTGAAGGGAGAGTGTAAGCGAGGAGAAGAGTGTCCCTACAG GCACGAGAAGCCTACGGATCCAGACGACCCTCTTGCTGACCAGAACATTAAGGACCGGTATTATGGGATCAATGACCCTGTGGCAGATAAGCTTCTGAAGAGAGCCTCCACCATGCCTCGCCTGGACCCGCCAGAGGACAAGACCATCACGACGCTTTACGTCGGCGGTTTGGGTGACACAATCACCGAGACGGATCTCAG GAATCACTTCTACCAGTTTGGAGAGATCCGGACGATCACCGTGGTGCAGAGACAGCAGTGTGCTTTCATCCAGTTTGCCACGAGACAGGCTGCGGAGGTGGCCGCTGAGAAGTCCTTTAACAAGTTGATTGTCAATGGCCGCAGGCTCAACGTAAAATGGGGAAG ATCCCAAGcagccagaggaaaagaaaaagagaaggacgGAACCACAGACTCTGGCATCAAGCTAGAACCTGTTCCCGGCCTGCCAGGAG ctcttcctcctcctcctgctgctgaaGAAGAAGCCTCTGCCAACTACTTCAACCTGCCCCCCAGTGGCCCCCCGGCTGTGGTGAACATCGCCCTGCCACCACCCCCTGGCAtcgccccgccaccccccc CAGGTTTCGGGCCACACATGTTCCACCCCATGGGACCGCCGCCCCCTTTCATGCGGGCTCCAGGACCGATCCACTACCCTTCCCAGGACCCGCAGAGGATGGGCGCCCACGCCGGGAAGCACAGCAGCCCCTAG
- the LOC125345124 gene encoding LOW QUALITY PROTEIN: myozenin-3-like (The sequence of the model RefSeq protein was modified relative to this genomic sequence to represent the inferred CDS: deleted 2 bases in 1 codon), with product MISKEQKQPTTAVMGSLAGPVPSLDLGKKLSVPQDLMLEELSLRNNRGSLLFQKRHRRVQRFIEFEASQPGTEARSPRGEVTGAAAPGTVASGPQGQHLRASPRGLEDAGAAAAAAQPERARSPSALAPGYAEPLQAVPPEKFNHTSIPKGYRCPWQELARPRELRGDLTPRVPDLRNFNRTPVPFGGALDGETFHREGTPFVPEPFSGLELLRLRPNFNRVAQGWVRKLPESEEL from the exons ATGATCTCCAAGGAGCAAAAGCAGCCGACCACAGCTGTCATGGGGAGCCTCGCTGGGCCAG TCCCTTCGCTGGACCTGGGGAAGAAGCTGAGCGTACCCCAAGACCTGATGTTAGAGGAGCTCTCGCTGCGTAACAACCGGGGGTCCCTCCTGTTTCAGAAGAGGCATCGCCGTGTGCAAAGGTTCA ttgagtttgaagccagccagccgggG ACGGAGGCCAGAAGCCCCCGGGGAGAGGTGACGGGGGCCGCCGCGCCGGGGACG GTTGCCAGTGGCCCCCAGGGGCAGCACCTGCGCGCTTCCCCCCGCGGCCTCGAGGAcgccggagccgccgccgccgccgcccagccCGAGCGCGCCCGCAGCCCCAGCGCCCTGGCTCCCG GCTACGCGGAGCCGCTCCAGGCCGTCCCGCCGGAAAAGTTCAACCACACCTCCATCCCCAAGGGCTACCGCTGCCCCTGGCAGGAGCTGGCCCGCCCCCGCGAGCTCCGCGGCGACCTCACGCCCCGCGTCCCCGACCTCCGCAATTTCAACCG GACTCCCGTGCCATTTGGAGGAGCCCTGGACGGGGAGACCTTTCACAGGGAAGGCACCCCCTTTGTCCCAGAGCCCTTTAGTGGCTTGGAACTCCTGCGCCTCAGACCCAACTTCAACAGGGTGGCTCAGGGCTGGGTCCGCAAGCTCCCAGAGTCTGAGGAGCTGTAG